Proteins from a genomic interval of Yoonia sp. GPGPB17:
- a CDS encoding TIGR02300 family protein, with protein MPKEEWGTKRLCPETGKRFYDLNATPIISPYTGNEVTVDTSKTRTMVADAEDAQTAKAKEASDEEDLVLDDDDDSDDVDLGDDVLEDDDDDTVSLDELADVATNDDE; from the coding sequence ATGCCTAAGGAAGAGTGGGGCACAAAGCGCCTTTGCCCCGAAACCGGCAAACGCTTTTACGACCTGAACGCCACGCCAATCATCAGCCCCTACACGGGCAATGAGGTGACTGTGGATACGTCCAAGACCCGCACAATGGTCGCGGATGCCGAAGACGCACAGACAGCGAAAGCAAAAGAAGCCTCTGATGAAGAGGATCTGGTACTCGACGATGACGACGACAGCGATGACGTTGATCTGGGCGATGATGTGCTGGAAGATGACGACGATGACACGGTGTCGTTGGATGAACTGGCAGACGTCGCGACAAACGACGACGAATAA
- a CDS encoding M48 family metallopeptidase: MGRHTLEGNPPIDVIMRHSARAKRLSLRISRLDGRVTLTMPHSAAKREGIAFLRAKEAWLRGHLQEMKPAVPVAVGQSIPVRGVLTPVVLGQGRSARINTDHIAVSAFSPVAPQVKALMRHAARDALAAASDRYAGQLDRTYRRLSIRDTRSRWGSCSSEGVLMYSWRLIMAPPAVLDYVAAHEVAHLVEMNHQPAFWDIVARLCPDFEIHRRWLRAEGDILHRVIFDD, from the coding sequence ATGGGCCGTCATACGCTTGAAGGCAACCCCCCGATCGATGTGATTATGCGCCATTCCGCACGGGCCAAGCGGTTGTCGCTGCGAATCTCGCGGCTCGATGGTCGTGTGACCCTGACGATGCCGCATAGCGCAGCGAAACGCGAGGGAATCGCCTTTTTGCGCGCAAAAGAGGCGTGGCTGCGCGGTCATTTGCAGGAGATGAAGCCCGCGGTCCCAGTTGCTGTAGGACAGTCAATTCCGGTGCGCGGCGTCCTGACACCCGTCGTTTTAGGGCAGGGCAGGAGTGCGCGGATCAACACCGATCATATCGCCGTATCCGCGTTTTCGCCCGTTGCACCGCAGGTCAAGGCGCTGATGCGCCACGCGGCGCGCGATGCACTGGCGGCTGCCTCTGACAGATATGCCGGTCAGCTGGACAGAACCTATCGGCGCCTGTCGATCCGCGACACCAGATCGCGCTGGGGATCTTGTTCAAGCGAGGGTGTCTTGATGTATTCTTGGCGCCTGATCATGGCCCCGCCTGCGGTGTTGGATTACGTGGCCGCACATGAGGTCGCGCATCTGGTTGAAATGAACCATCAGCCTGCATTCTGGGATATCGTGGCGCGGCTTTGCCCGGATTTTGAAATCCACCGGCGTTGGTTGCGTGCTGAAGGAGATATTCTGCACCGCGTTATCTTCGATGATTGA
- a CDS encoding CdiA C-terminal domain-containing protein — protein sequence MGKVTSGQTQNVVVNLADTSVTPAQVIQQLTDYPIPGLQNVIIIDRNGVVLTPLTFD from the coding sequence GTGGGTAAGGTCACATCAGGACAGACGCAGAACGTTGTCGTGAACTTGGCCGACACGAGTGTGACCCCTGCTCAGGTAATACAGCAATTGACTGACTACCCGATCCCCGGATTACAGAACGTGATCATAATTGACAGGAACGGCGTGGTTCTGACACCATTGACTTTCGACTAA
- a CDS encoding GntR family transcriptional regulator, whose product MMIQPRPQDSTTAAHERVYRALRTQIMHGEIAPGEALTLRGIGKTYDVSMTPAREAVRRLVAEGALFLSSSGRVSTPALSNERIEELATLRALLEPELASRALPRAHFALIDRLEAINQGVNQVITRHDATGYIRMNLEFHRTLYLRAQAPAMLAMAETVWLQLGPTMRALYGRLNRTEPPYHHKLILSALKAGDEPGLRLAVRADATQGLRMLKG is encoded by the coding sequence ATGATGATCCAGCCGCGCCCACAAGATAGTACTACCGCTGCACATGAGCGCGTTTACCGTGCACTGCGCACGCAGATCATGCACGGAGAAATCGCACCCGGAGAGGCGCTGACACTGCGTGGCATCGGCAAAACCTACGACGTGTCAATGACCCCGGCCCGCGAAGCCGTGCGCCGTTTGGTGGCGGAAGGTGCGCTTTTTCTGTCGTCATCTGGCCGGGTCTCGACCCCTGCATTGTCGAATGAGCGAATTGAGGAGTTGGCTACACTACGCGCGCTACTTGAACCAGAGTTGGCATCACGCGCCCTGCCACGTGCGCACTTTGCGCTGATTGATCGATTGGAAGCGATCAACCAAGGCGTCAATCAAGTTATCACACGGCATGACGCAACGGGATACATTCGCATGAACCTGGAGTTCCACCGCACGCTTTATCTGCGCGCGCAGGCACCGGCGATGCTGGCGATGGCTGAAACTGTTTGGCTGCAATTGGGGCCGACAATGCGGGCGCTGTATGGGCGCCTGAATAGGACAGAGCCACCTTATCACCACAAACTGATCCTATCGGCGCTTAAGGCCGGGGATGAGCCCGGGTTGCGCCTTGCTGTACGGGCAGATGCCACGCAAGGCCTGCGGATGCTCAAAGGGTAG